One part of the Mesomycoplasma conjunctivae genome encodes these proteins:
- a CDS encoding ribose-phosphate pyrophosphokinase, whose protein sequence is MLLSKKNNFVLFGMKNSIKLAQKISKKTGIPLSEIERTQFADGEVMLKSKETIRNSTVFVIANTSKPVNDNIMELLIFIDSLKRGYARDIIVVLSYYGYARQDRKSSGRQPITARLIANLLENAGVTKVVLVDIHNPSIQGFFNISVDEIHGQYILAQELINRNKEFVVVSPDHGGAVRARVLAEILGPNTQVAIIDKRRTGANQVEVLGLIGDVKNKDCIIIDDIIDTGGTILKAAENLKKYGAKSVIVAATHGVFSVGFDKFEESKNVDQVIITDSIDNQYLVENFSKLLVTSLDDFLSQVIMACIDSTSITNIYEKIKERFKNAKFD, encoded by the coding sequence ATGCTTTTATCTAAAAAAAATAATTTCGTACTTTTTGGAATGAAAAATTCCATAAAACTAGCTCAAAAAATTTCAAAAAAAACTGGAATTCCTTTATCTGAGATTGAAAGAACGCAATTTGCTGATGGCGAAGTAATGCTAAAATCAAAAGAAACAATTAGAAATTCAACAGTTTTCGTAATTGCTAATACATCCAAACCTGTTAATGATAATATAATGGAGTTATTAATTTTTATTGATTCCCTAAAACGTGGTTACGCAAGAGATATTATTGTGGTTTTATCTTATTATGGCTACGCAAGACAAGATAGAAAATCATCAGGTAGACAACCTATTACAGCAAGATTAATTGCTAATTTGCTTGAAAATGCTGGTGTGACAAAAGTTGTTTTAGTAGATATTCACAATCCAAGTATTCAAGGTTTTTTTAATATTTCAGTTGATGAAATCCATGGTCAATATATTTTAGCGCAAGAATTAATAAACAGAAATAAAGAATTTGTTGTAGTTTCTCCAGATCATGGTGGGGCTGTTAGGGCAAGAGTGCTAGCTGAAATCCTTGGCCCAAATACTCAAGTTGCTATCATTGATAAAAGAAGAACCGGTGCAAATCAAGTTGAGGTGTTAGGTTTAATTGGTGATGTCAAAAACAAAGATTGTATTATTATTGATGACATTATTGATACAGGAGGTACTATTTTAAAAGCCGCTGAAAATCTTAAAAAATATGGTGCAAAAAGCGTAATAGTTGCAGCTACTCATGGGGTATTTAGTGTTGGTTTTGATAAATTTGAAGAAAGTAAAAATGTTGACCAAGTCATCATTACAGATTCAATAGATAATCAATATCTAGTGGAAAATTTTTCTAAATTATTGGTAACATCACTCGATGATTTTTTATCTCAGGTAATTATGGCGTGCATTGATTCAACATCAATTACTAATATTTATGAGAAGATTAAAGAGCGATTTAAAAATGCTAAATTCGATTAA
- a CDS encoding carbohydrate ABC transporter permease, which yields MFITKLKIRKHFSDLKAKKISETITSQVRDTTIWSSIFSLISKFLVLFIFGIFIIFPFYFMLVYALAPEEQILDGRTAIYWPKYFDFSNFAKAAQEGYFEALGWTVLVTLISVVAKIFFSMTFGYAFSLKKWKFKKLSWVIFLSILVLPETALLTGQYRIMVLLQWNIGPQTILALTAPFVASVFSGFMFRNAFEDIPDRIKEASMVDGCSNVKYFFKVAIPMVTPTIWTVGILTAFAAWNSTLWPLLILQGTKTSTLNIWLLNVGKAGEEDQVASGFFKNIRMAGAILTILPMFIIYFGFRKRILKAISRQGSTVKG from the coding sequence ATGTTTATAACAAAATTAAAAATACGAAAACATTTTAGTGATTTAAAAGCTAAAAAAATTAGTGAAACTATTACTTCACAAGTTCGTGATACAACAATTTGAAGTAGCATTTTTTCATTGATATCAAAGTTTTTAGTTCTCTTTATTTTTGGAATCTTTATTATCTTTCCTTTCTATTTCATGTTGGTTTATGCACTTGCCCCTGAAGAACAAATTTTAGATGGTAGAACTGCGATATACTGACCAAAATATTTTGATTTTTCTAATTTTGCAAAAGCAGCACAAGAAGGCTACTTTGAAGCTCTAGGTTGAACAGTTTTAGTAACATTAATCTCAGTGGTGGCTAAAATTTTCTTCTCAATGACTTTTGGTTATGCCTTTTCATTGAAAAAATGAAAATTTAAAAAACTTTCATGAGTTATTTTTCTGTCAATTTTAGTCTTACCAGAAACTGCATTATTAACAGGTCAATATCGAATTATGGTTTTACTACAATGAAATATAGGACCACAAACCATTTTAGCACTAACTGCACCATTTGTAGCATCTGTTTTTTCTGGTTTTATGTTTAGAAATGCTTTTGAAGATATCCCAGATCGAATTAAAGAAGCTTCTATGGTTGATGGTTGTTCTAATGTGAAATACTTTTTTAAAGTAGCTATTCCGATGGTAACACCAACAATTTGAACAGTAGGTATTTTGACAGCTTTTGCTGCTTGAAATTCTACTTTATGACCACTTTTAATCTTACAGGGTACCAAAACTTCAACTCTTAATATTTGATTATTAAATGTTGGTAAGGCTGGCGAAGAAGACCAAGTAGCATCCGGATTTTTCAAAAATATAAGAATGGCAGGAGCTATTTTAACTATTTTACCAATGTTTATTATTTACTTTGGTTTTAGAAAAAGAATACTCAAAGCTATTTCTCGTCAAGGATCAACTGTTAAGGGGTAA
- the rsmA gene encoding 16S rRNA (adenine(1518)-N(6)/adenine(1519)-N(6))-dimethyltransferase RsmA yields MSKFVFKKKYGQNFLKDENIVKKIVNSVDITNKEVIEIGPGGGALTQEIVKKCSFLRAYEIDADLIENLKKKFSSSPVEIINEDFLDTNLDFFSTKQIVLANLPYYITSNIIFKILSHINKFSEIVIMVQDEVADRIVAKVNTKDYSKLSLSCQYIANVEKILKIPPSAFIPQPSVNSAVVVFRVKENIDQEKFNNFLNFVKKSFAMKRKTLFNNFLTFIERDKIKQIYSLFKLDFNVRPQQISLDLYNEIFEFLYQKSF; encoded by the coding sequence ATGTCTAAATTTGTTTTTAAAAAAAAGTATGGGCAAAATTTTCTTAAAGATGAAAATATTGTAAAAAAAATTGTTAATAGTGTTGATATTACAAACAAGGAAGTCATCGAAATAGGCCCAGGAGGCGGCGCACTTACGCAAGAAATTGTAAAAAAATGTTCTTTTTTAAGAGCTTATGAAATAGATGCTGATTTAATAGAGAATTTAAAAAAAAAGTTTTCTAGCTCACCGGTTGAAATAATAAATGAGGATTTCCTAGACACCAATTTAGATTTTTTTTCTACTAAACAAATTGTTTTAGCAAACCTACCATACTATATTACTTCAAATATAATTTTTAAGATTTTATCTCACATTAATAAATTTAGTGAAATAGTCATCATGGTTCAAGACGAGGTGGCTGATCGAATTGTAGCTAAAGTTAATACCAAAGATTATTCTAAATTGTCATTATCTTGTCAATATATTGCAAATGTTGAAAAAATTTTGAAAATCCCCCCTTCTGCTTTTATACCTCAGCCGAGCGTAAATTCAGCAGTTGTTGTTTTTAGAGTAAAAGAAAACATAGATCAAGAAAAATTTAACAACTTTTTAAATTTTGTTAAAAAAAGCTTTGCAATGAAAAGAAAAACACTTTTTAACAACTTTTTAACTTTTATAGAAAGAGATAAAATAAAACAGATTTATAGTCTTTTTAAACTAGATTTTAATGTTCGACCACAGCAAATTTCTTTAGATTTATATAATGAAATTTTTGAATTTTTGTATCAAAAATCATTTTAG
- the glpO gene encoding type 2 glycerol-3-phosphate oxidase codes for MSAQKYDVAIIGGGIIGAAIAYELSQYKLKTTLVEKNPVFADETSKGNSGVIHGGFDPIPGKLEARLNVLGNQLWREKIFKDLLFPREQVDSLVLAFNEEEMEHVNMLYQRGLTNSVPKEFLKILNREQVLDREPNVNSKVYGALLCTNSWAIDPVRASYAFLGASEQNGTVLQNNAQVVSIKFENQEFKISLKNGTIFYSKIVINAAGHFADVIAKEAGYGDFQQTTRRGEYRILSRSQRELVNSICFKVPTIHGKGVIVAPMLDGRVLVGPTAQTDVPKEETRVITKDKFDLIAQIGHEIIPNLDIEKTEIVLSGSRPIDIETDDFVIRAAKLNKKFINAAGMQSPAIASAPAIAIEVAKLVEEAGLQLVKNENYNPKYKVRF; via the coding sequence GTGTCTGCTCAAAAATACGATGTTGCAATTATAGGTGGAGGCATCATTGGTGCCGCGATTGCTTATGAATTATCTCAATATAAACTAAAAACTACTTTAGTAGAAAAAAATCCAGTATTTGCTGATGAGACCTCAAAAGGTAATTCAGGCGTTATACATGGTGGTTTTGATCCTATTCCAGGAAAACTAGAAGCTAGATTAAATGTTTTGGGAAACCAACTTTGACGTGAAAAAATATTTAAAGATCTTTTATTTCCAAGAGAACAAGTAGATTCTTTGGTTTTAGCTTTTAATGAGGAAGAAATGGAACATGTCAATATGTTATATCAAAGAGGTTTGACAAACTCAGTTCCAAAAGAATTTTTAAAAATATTGAATAGAGAACAAGTTTTAGATAGAGAGCCAAACGTTAATTCCAAAGTTTATGGAGCACTTTTATGTACAAATTCATGAGCTATTGATCCTGTAAGAGCATCATACGCTTTTTTAGGAGCTAGTGAACAAAATGGAACTGTTTTACAAAATAATGCTCAAGTTGTTTCTATTAAATTTGAAAATCAAGAATTTAAAATAAGCTTAAAAAATGGAACAATTTTTTATTCAAAAATAGTAATAAATGCAGCTGGTCACTTCGCAGATGTGATTGCTAAAGAAGCAGGATATGGTGATTTTCAACAAACAACAAGACGTGGTGAGTACCGGATTTTATCAAGAAGTCAACGTGAATTAGTTAATTCGATTTGCTTTAAAGTACCAACTATCCATGGTAAAGGTGTTATCGTAGCACCAATGTTAGATGGTCGGGTGCTTGTTGGTCCAACTGCACAAACAGATGTACCAAAAGAGGAAACACGAGTAATAACTAAAGACAAATTTGATCTAATTGCTCAAATAGGTCACGAAATTATTCCTAATTTAGATATAGAAAAAACAGAAATTGTACTCTCAGGTTCTAGACCAATCGATATTGAAACTGATGATTTTGTGATTAGAGCCGCTAAATTAAATAAAAAATTCATCAATGCTGCAGGTATGCAATCACCTGCAATTGCTTCTGCACCTGCAATTGCAATTGAAGTTGCAAAACTAGTTGAAGAAGCGGGATTGCAATTAGTAAAAAATGAAAATTACAATCCTAAATATAAAGTAAGATTTTAA
- the glpK gene encoding glycerol kinase GlpK, whose amino-acid sequence MNDKYIITLDSGTTSCRSLIVDHKGEVVATSQAEFGQIFPQSGWVEHNPLEIWNTQLSTMQTVKSKAKIKSHNIAGLGITNQRETIVLWDKLTGLPVYNAIVWQDRRTAQFCQELIEQGWSDKINSKTGLIINPYFSATKIRWILQNVELAKEKLAQGRLLAGTIDTWLIWKLTNGKVHATDVSNASRTMLFNIHTLDWDQEILDLLEIPREILPEVKSSADDFGKVEPEFWSKNSQTYVPISGVAGDQQSALFGQLCTEVGMVKNTYGTGCFTLVNTGEQAVKSKNKLLTTIAWKIKNQPVIYALEGSVFIAGAAIQWLRDSIKIIYNAAESDFFASLVKDDQRVYLVPSFTGLGAPYWDSYSRGAIFGLERGTKREHIIKATLDSIAYQSNDLIKAMEKDLNKPIIALKVDGGASNSNYLMQFQSSISNVEVWRPKNIETTALGASYLAGLSVGFWKNIEEIKQLYIPDRVFKPQLDKSTVDKLVKGWDTAVSKTLNWTKDIE is encoded by the coding sequence ATGAACGATAAATACATTATTACCCTTGATTCAGGAACTACATCTTGCCGTAGTTTAATTGTTGATCATAAAGGTGAAGTAGTTGCAACAAGTCAGGCTGAATTTGGTCAAATATTTCCACAATCAGGGTGAGTAGAACACAACCCACTAGAAATATGAAATACTCAGCTTTCAACTATGCAAACAGTTAAAAGTAAAGCTAAAATTAAATCTCACAATATTGCCGGTTTAGGAATCACTAACCAAAGAGAGACAATTGTTTTATGAGATAAATTAACTGGACTTCCTGTTTATAACGCTATTGTTTGACAAGATCGCCGAACTGCACAATTTTGTCAAGAATTAATTGAACAGGGCTGATCTGATAAGATTAATTCAAAAACCGGACTTATTATTAACCCTTATTTTAGTGCAACTAAAATTCGTTGAATTTTACAAAATGTTGAACTTGCAAAAGAAAAACTTGCTCAAGGCAGATTACTAGCGGGAACAATTGATACTTGACTAATTTGAAAATTAACAAATGGAAAAGTTCATGCAACTGATGTCTCCAACGCCTCAAGAACAATGTTATTTAACATTCACACCCTTGACTGAGATCAAGAAATTTTAGATCTACTTGAAATTCCAAGAGAAATATTGCCAGAAGTTAAATCTTCAGCTGATGATTTTGGAAAAGTAGAACCCGAATTTTGATCAAAAAATTCTCAAACATACGTTCCAATTTCAGGAGTTGCTGGTGACCAACAATCAGCATTATTTGGACAACTATGTACAGAAGTAGGAATGGTTAAAAATACCTATGGAACTGGATGTTTTACTTTGGTAAACACAGGTGAACAAGCAGTTAAAAGTAAAAATAAATTATTAACAACCATTGCTTGAAAAATTAAAAATCAACCAGTTATTTATGCACTCGAAGGTTCTGTTTTTATCGCAGGAGCTGCTATCCAATGACTTCGTGATTCAATTAAAATTATTTATAATGCAGCAGAATCAGACTTTTTTGCCTCATTAGTTAAAGATGATCAAAGAGTTTATTTAGTACCTTCTTTTACAGGACTTGGTGCACCTTACTGAGATTCATACTCACGTGGAGCTATCTTCGGACTTGAAAGAGGAACTAAACGTGAACACATTATTAAAGCAACTTTGGACTCCATAGCTTACCAATCAAACGACTTAATTAAAGCAATGGAAAAAGATTTAAACAAACCTATTATTGCCCTCAAAGTTGATGGTGGAGCTTCAAATTCTAACTACTTAATGCAATTCCAATCTTCAATTTCTAATGTCGAAGTTTGAAGGCCTAAAAACATTGAAACTACCGCACTTGGAGCTTCATATCTAGCAGGTCTAAGTGTTGGATTTTGAAAAAACATTGAGGAAATTAAACAACTTTACATTCCAGACAGAGTTTTCAAACCTCAACTTGATAAATCAACAGTTGACAAACTTGTCAAAGGTTGAGACACCGCAGTTAGCAAAACTCTAAACTGAACAAAGGATATTGAATAA
- the rsmG gene encoding 16S rRNA (guanine(527)-N(7))-methyltransferase RsmG — protein MLNSIKQEIKLLVGETSFSQLERYVNLIEEKNKVMNLTGFSGEKLWKEGILESILTLNFVQKWTKKKENFSLVDIGSGVGFPSIPYLIFNPNIDLTIVESLQKRCDFLKLVANELGLKFNLVCDRMENVDQKFDILTARAVSSLDKLIKLTKKNLTSSSIVAFIKGPKIFDEIKAVEKENFIIEKVNEIESKNVYVVFNKKPLI, from the coding sequence ATGCTAAATTCGATTAAGCAAGAAATAAAATTACTAGTAGGTGAGACAAGTTTTTCTCAACTCGAAAGATATGTAAATCTTATTGAAGAAAAAAACAAAGTTATGAATCTAACTGGCTTTAGTGGTGAAAAGTTATGAAAAGAAGGTATTCTTGAATCCATTTTAACCTTAAATTTTGTTCAAAAATGAACAAAAAAGAAGGAAAACTTCTCCCTAGTCGACATTGGTTCAGGAGTTGGTTTTCCTTCAATTCCTTATTTAATTTTTAATCCAAATATTGATTTAACAATTGTCGAATCTTTACAAAAAAGGTGTGATTTTTTAAAATTAGTTGCTAATGAACTAGGTTTAAAATTTAATTTAGTATGCGATAGAATGGAAAATGTTGATCAAAAGTTTGATATCTTAACAGCCCGAGCAGTATCTAGTTTAGATAAGTTGATAAAATTAACTAAAAAAAATTTAACATCTTCTTCAATAGTAGCTTTTATTAAAGGGCCAAAAATTTTTGATGAAATCAAAGCTGTTGAAAAAGAAAATTTTATTATAGAAAAAGTAAATGAAATTGAGTCTAAAAATGTTTATGTGGTTTTTAACAAAAAACCACTAATTTAA
- the rplM gene encoding 50S ribosomal protein L13, with product MRQTTIVKHKEVQKKWYIIDAENQILGKVATLAASHLRGKTSPLFTPNVDMGDNIIIINADKVVLTAQKEDKKIYYNHSGYPGGLKARSARVLRAKKPIALLERAIFGMLPHTKLGDKQRKNLYVYAGPNHKHEAQQPEKLEVSK from the coding sequence ATGAGACAAACTACGATTGTTAAGCATAAAGAAGTGCAAAAAAAATGATACATCATTGATGCCGAAAATCAAATTTTAGGTAAAGTTGCAACTCTTGCTGCCTCACATCTAAGAGGAAAAACTAGTCCTTTATTTACACCAAATGTTGATATGGGAGACAATATTATCATTATTAATGCTGATAAAGTAGTTCTTACTGCACAAAAAGAAGATAAGAAAATTTATTACAATCACTCTGGTTACCCAGGTGGACTTAAAGCTAGATCTGCTAGAGTTTTAAGAGCTAAAAAACCAATAGCACTTTTAGAAAGAGCTATTTTTGGTATGTTACCACACACAAAGTTAGGTGATAAACAAAGAAAAAATCTTTATGTTTATGCAGGTCCAAATCACAAACATGAAGCTCAGCAACCAGAAAAATTAGAGGTGAGTAAATAA
- the rpsI gene encoding 30S ribosomal protein S9 — protein sequence MDKKLIFQAVGRRKSSVARVIITPGKGDFKINKRSAKEYLKSDILIQDALQPFDITKTASEFDIRVNARGGGISGQAGAIRLGIARALLKVSSDYRPDLKTNGMLTRDARVKERKKFGLRKARRARQFSKR from the coding sequence ATGGATAAAAAGTTAATTTTTCAAGCAGTTGGTAGAAGAAAATCATCAGTAGCTAGAGTTATAATTACACCAGGAAAAGGTGATTTTAAAATTAATAAACGTTCAGCCAAAGAATATTTAAAATCAGATATTCTAATTCAAGATGCTCTTCAACCTTTTGATATAACTAAAACAGCATCTGAATTTGATATTAGAGTTAATGCAAGAGGTGGAGGAATTTCTGGTCAAGCCGGTGCTATTAGATTAGGAATTGCTCGTGCTTTATTAAAAGTGTCATCAGATTATCGTCCTGATCTAAAAACTAATGGGATGTTAACTCGTGATGCACGTGTTAAAGAAAGAAAGAAATTTGGATTGAGAAAAGCGAGAAGAGCAAGACAATTTTCAAAACGTTAA
- a CDS encoding TatD family hydrolase has translation MNWQFETPRAKYYEKIKTTFANKPKLMEIFQIKKSQIIINHNLNNLANFFDFLLVDTDNDFEEIGSYFWIAQENNLLNIELVFLHDKLDKKWNWIILEFIRDFILDNFDEIKNYQIWFNLPNLNNDILEELGFQLIANQKWSLKPHKPYKFIDVHTHPFAEYYNNSELEIEKNLTKNISQMILVGTSWDDVVEIDKLVKKYKNVYKIIGIHPNVVKENEDYSALEKYVDEKTLGIGEIGLDYFYENNPSEYIQLRSLLEQIKIAEKYNLAIMLHIRDNSQPKAIRQIQDIIDQYPKINFIFHNFSTTFEIYQQIVKKPNCFFSFSGVITFKKSYELRKIIQDIPFTKILTETDAPYLSPEPNRSLWPNSSSEVQWVYKNIARIKNITITKLIKIIEENFATIFKIDNKIKEIK, from the coding sequence ATGAATTGGCAGTTTGAAACACCTAGAGCAAAATATTACGAAAAAATCAAGACAACTTTTGCTAATAAACCTAAATTAATGGAGATTTTTCAAATTAAGAAATCTCAGATTATTATCAATCATAATTTAAATAATTTAGCCAATTTTTTTGATTTTTTACTTGTAGATACAGATAATGATTTTGAAGAAATTGGTTCTTATTTTTGAATAGCTCAAGAAAATAATCTTTTAAATATTGAGCTTGTTTTTTTACATGATAAATTAGATAAAAAATGAAACTGAATAATATTAGAATTTATAAGAGATTTCATTTTAGATAACTTTGATGAAATTAAAAATTACCAAATATGATTCAATCTTCCAAATCTAAATAATGATATTTTAGAAGAGCTAGGTTTTCAATTAATAGCTAATCAAAAATGAAGTTTAAAACCACATAAACCCTATAAATTTATAGATGTTCATACACATCCCTTTGCTGAATATTACAATAATTCTGAGCTTGAAATTGAAAAAAATCTAACAAAAAATATATCTCAAATGATTCTAGTTGGCACAAGCTGAGATGACGTTGTAGAAATTGATAAATTAGTTAAAAAATACAAAAATGTGTATAAAATTATAGGTATACACCCTAATGTAGTTAAAGAAAATGAAGATTATTCTGCACTAGAAAAATATGTAGATGAAAAAACATTAGGCATTGGTGAAATAGGTCTAGATTATTTTTATGAAAATAATCCTAGCGAATATATACAATTAAGATCACTTTTAGAACAAATTAAAATTGCTGAGAAGTACAATCTTGCAATTATGTTGCACATTAGAGATAATAGCCAACCTAAAGCTATCAGGCAAATTCAAGATATTATTGATCAGTATCCTAAAATTAACTTTATTTTCCATAATTTTTCAACAACTTTTGAAATCTATCAACAAATTGTTAAAAAGCCAAACTGTTTTTTTTCATTTTCAGGAGTAATTACTTTTAAAAAAAGTTATGAATTAAGAAAAATTATTCAAGATATCCCTTTTACTAAAATTTTGACAGAAACAGATGCACCTTATTTATCACCAGAACCTAATAGATCTTTATGACCAAATAGTTCTTCAGAAGTGCAATGAGTGTATAAAAATATAGCTAGAATTAAAAATATAACAATAACAAAATTAATAAAAATTATTGAAGAAAATTTTGCTACTATATTTAAAATAGATAATAAGATTAAGGAAATAAAATAG
- a CDS encoding MIP/aquaporin family protein: MESILLLSEFLGTLFLILFGNGVNYSVSATKMFANQPGKWIVIALAWGFAVLLGVIVAQALGGPAHLNPAVSIYASISGKDASILAYIPFQFLGAIAGQIILNFINFKHIQDTDLAVVRSCHSTSPAYKNEGKTTIFNFSYELVGTLALLGIILAFGKGSNKEGLAFLGPLPVTFLVMAIGMSLGSSTGYAINPARDLGPRLVYYVTEKFILKSRQSDHVGANFTYGWLPVVAPSLGGVIIGLFGLI; the protein is encoded by the coding sequence ATGGAAAGTATACTTTTATTATCTGAATTTCTTGGAACATTGTTTTTAATTCTTTTTGGAAATGGTGTCAACTACAGTGTCTCAGCCACTAAAATGTTTGCCAATCAGCCAGGAAAATGAATTGTCATTGCCCTAGCTTGAGGTTTTGCTGTTTTATTAGGAGTAATTGTTGCTCAAGCTCTTGGTGGTCCTGCACACTTAAATCCAGCAGTTTCTATTTATGCTTCTATTTCGGGAAAAGATGCCTCTATTTTGGCTTATATTCCTTTCCAATTTTTAGGAGCAATTGCAGGTCAAATAATTTTAAACTTTATTAACTTTAAACACATTCAAGATACTGATTTAGCTGTTGTTAGATCATGTCACTCTACCTCACCTGCGTATAAAAATGAAGGAAAAACAACAATTTTTAATTTCTCATACGAATTAGTTGGAACCTTAGCTTTACTTGGTATAATTTTAGCCTTTGGTAAAGGAAGCAATAAAGAAGGTCTAGCATTTTTAGGTCCTCTTCCTGTGACTTTTTTAGTTATGGCAATCGGGATGTCACTTGGTTCTTCAACAGGTTATGCAATTAATCCAGCTCGTGATTTAGGACCTAGATTAGTTTACTATGTAACTGAAAAATTCATTTTAAAATCAAGACAATCTGATCATGTTGGTGCTAACTTTACTTATGGTTGACTACCAGTTGTTGCTCCTAGTTTAGGCGGAGTAATCATTGGATTATTTGGTTTAATTTAA
- a CDS encoding Sua5/YciO/YrdC/YwlC family protein: protein MDVYFEQFVSFYLDKISIEKCKYKNLRIISSPEYKNEIEIIAYILKKRNINLYFEETEIKNLSYCDLLNFKKCSKSLQKQSFFTDLVQEFELTQQKYEQIFLTTTDTVVGIGTFVNNSNLELLYSIKNREKNKKIIILLGNIEQANSFVDQEVFPKLYYSADKYWPGNTTLLLKSKNNNGKIGLRIPKQDELIKLLNNKGPAYVTSANISGKQPLNIQDAIKVFWQVKNIYNFGEGSGIPSTIINFEDKSIIRK from the coding sequence ATGGATGTTTATTTTGAACAATTTGTAAGTTTTTATTTAGATAAAATATCTATAGAAAAATGTAAGTATAAAAATCTTAGAATCATTAGCTCGCCAGAGTATAAAAATGAAATTGAAATTATTGCTTACATTCTTAAAAAGAGGAATATTAATCTTTATTTCGAAGAAACAGAGATAAAAAATTTAAGTTATTGTGATCTCTTAAATTTCAAAAAGTGTTCAAAAAGTCTTCAAAAACAAAGTTTTTTTACAGATTTAGTTCAAGAATTTGAATTAACACAACAAAAATATGAACAAATATTTTTGACTACAACAGACACAGTTGTCGGTATTGGTACTTTTGTAAATAATTCTAATTTGGAACTACTTTACTCAATAAAAAATAGAGAAAAAAATAAAAAAATTATTATTTTATTAGGTAATATAGAGCAAGCTAATTCCTTTGTAGATCAAGAGGTTTTTCCCAAACTCTATTATAGTGCAGATAAATATTGACCAGGCAACACAACTCTTCTTCTTAAATCTAAGAACAATAATGGAAAAATTGGTTTAAGAATTCCTAAGCAAGATGAATTAATTAAATTGCTTAATAATAAAGGACCTGCTTATGTAACTAGTGCTAATATTAGTGGTAAACAACCTTTAAATATTCAAGATGCTATAAAAGTATTTTGACAAGTAAAAAATATTTATAATTTTGGTGAAGGTAGTGGAATACCATCAACTATTATTAATTTTGAAGACAAAAGTATAATTAGAAAATAA